The following coding sequences are from one bacterium window:
- a CDS encoding peptidase M14, producing ELTAWTAAYRDGVDAAMAADGYPMSPYVSFRMWHDPTSGLKGGAATPRFSQGYTAIQNRPGLLVETHMLKPYAVRVESALRLVIHTLRWCGERAPELRRLVGAADARAASAAFRAEPFPLSFRSDGDSTLIDFLGVEMEEVPSDVTGGTYFRYSDRPATWRIPYFDSLEPATVAALPAAYLVPPAWTEALDRLAAHGIAFTRLTEPREVAVRSWRLTNPAWGQAPYEGHHTVTFTAEPETGVRTFPAGTAVVGLDQRAARVIAHLLEPKAPDSLVQWGYFDPIFERVEYVESYVIEQMIPQLLADNPEWEAELNAAKAANPDFAADPWAIRYWFYARTPYYDDRVGLYPIASIDDESIYRDLINKSR from the coding sequence GAGCTGACGGCCTGGACCGCGGCCTACCGCGACGGTGTCGACGCCGCCATGGCCGCCGACGGCTATCCCATGTCGCCCTACGTCAGCTTCCGGATGTGGCACGACCCGACCAGCGGCCTGAAGGGCGGGGCCGCCACGCCGCGCTTCAGCCAGGGCTACACGGCGATCCAGAACCGCCCCGGCCTGCTCGTCGAGACCCACATGCTCAAGCCCTACGCCGTGCGGGTCGAGAGCGCGTTGCGTCTCGTGATCCACACCCTGCGCTGGTGCGGCGAGCGCGCCCCTGAGCTGCGCCGCCTGGTCGGGGCCGCCGACGCCCGCGCCGCCTCGGCGGCGTTCCGCGCCGAGCCGTTCCCGCTCTCCTTCCGCAGCGACGGCGACTCCACCCTGATCGACTTCCTGGGCGTCGAGATGGAGGAAGTGCCCAGCGACGTCACCGGCGGCACGTATTTCCGCTACTCGGACCGCCCCGCAACCTGGCGCATCCCGTATTTCGATTCCCTCGAGCCGGCCACCGTCGCCGCCCTGCCCGCCGCCTACCTGGTGCCCCCGGCCTGGACCGAGGCCCTCGACCGCCTCGCGGCCCACGGCATCGCCTTCACCCGCCTGACCGAGCCCCGCGAGGTCGCGGTCCGCTCCTGGCGCCTGACGAACCCCGCCTGGGGCCAGGCCCCCTACGAGGGCCACCACACGGTCACCTTCACCGCCGAACCCGAGACCGGCGTCCGCACCTTTCCCGCCGGCACCGCCGTGGTGGGCCTCGACCAGCGCGCCGCCCGGGTCATCGCCCATCTCCTCGAGCCCAAGGCCCCCGACAGCCTCGTCCAGTGGGGCTACTTCGACCCCATCTTCGAGCGCGTCGAATACGTCGAAAGCTACGTCATCGAGCAGATGATCCCCCAACTGCTGGCCGACAACCCCGAGTGGGAAGCCGAACTGAACGCCGCCAAGGCCGCCAACCCCGACTTCGCCGCCGACCCCTGGGCCATCCGCTACTGGTTCTACGCAAGAACCCCCTACTACGACGACCGCGTCGGCCTCTACCCCATCGCCTCTATCGACGACGAATCGATCTACCGCGACCTCATCAATAAGTCCCGTTGA